The following proteins are co-located in the Conyzicola lurida genome:
- the miaB gene encoding tRNA (N6-isopentenyl adenosine(37)-C2)-methylthiotransferase MiaB, whose amino-acid sequence MTLVAPFSPAPEADRVRTYEVRTYGCQMNVHDSERLSGSLEAAGYVKASEGQADIVVINTCAVRENADNKLYGNLGILASIKKQHEGMQIAVGGCLAQKDKSVILEKAPWVDVVFGTHNMGSLPTLLERARHNEEAQIEILESLDVFPSTLPTRRESTYSGWVSVSVGCNNTCTFCIVPALRGKEKDRRPGDVLAEIQALVDDGAIEVTLLGQNVNSYGVEFGDRQAFGKLLRAAGQIEGLERIRFTSPHPAAFTDDVIHAMAETPAVMPQLHMPLQSGSDRILKAMKRSYRSEKFLGILDRVRARIPNAAISTDIIVGFPGETEEDFQETLRVVEAARFASAFTFQYSIRPGTPAATMDDQVPKAVVQERYERLTALQDHISREENQKLVGEVVNVLVSASDGKKHAETHRLSGRAEDSRLVHFDVPVGSETPRPGDVVTVRISEAASFHLVADAAPGESLIIRRTRSGDAWDRAEAESCGVPAPAGAASEPGRVSLGLPSLRIGTGSIGPGSPLPLTAVRRTTPATPQVSTVPIYDVTDGER is encoded by the coding sequence ATGACCCTCGTCGCACCCTTCTCTCCCGCGCCAGAAGCCGACCGCGTGCGCACCTACGAGGTGCGCACCTACGGCTGCCAGATGAACGTGCACGACTCCGAGCGGTTGAGCGGATCGCTCGAGGCCGCCGGGTACGTGAAGGCGTCCGAGGGCCAGGCCGACATCGTCGTGATCAACACCTGCGCCGTGCGCGAGAACGCCGACAACAAGCTGTACGGAAACCTCGGAATCCTCGCCTCGATCAAGAAGCAGCACGAGGGGATGCAGATCGCGGTCGGCGGTTGTCTCGCGCAGAAGGACAAGTCCGTCATCCTCGAGAAGGCGCCGTGGGTCGACGTCGTCTTCGGCACCCACAACATGGGCTCGCTGCCCACCCTGCTCGAGCGGGCGCGGCACAACGAGGAAGCGCAGATCGAGATCCTCGAGTCGCTCGACGTCTTCCCCTCCACACTTCCCACCCGACGCGAGTCCACCTACAGCGGCTGGGTGTCCGTCTCCGTCGGCTGTAACAACACCTGCACCTTCTGCATCGTTCCCGCCCTCCGCGGCAAAGAGAAGGACCGCCGTCCGGGCGACGTGCTCGCCGAGATCCAGGCGCTGGTCGACGACGGCGCGATCGAGGTCACGCTGCTCGGCCAGAACGTCAACTCGTACGGTGTCGAGTTCGGAGACCGTCAGGCGTTCGGCAAGCTGCTGCGCGCCGCCGGCCAGATCGAGGGTCTCGAACGCATCCGCTTCACGAGCCCGCACCCCGCCGCTTTCACCGACGACGTGATCCACGCCATGGCGGAGACTCCGGCCGTGATGCCGCAGCTGCACATGCCTCTGCAGTCCGGGTCGGACCGCATCCTCAAGGCGATGAAGCGCAGCTACCGCTCGGAGAAGTTCCTCGGGATCCTCGACCGGGTGCGCGCCCGCATCCCGAACGCCGCAATCAGCACCGACATCATCGTCGGGTTCCCCGGCGAAACCGAAGAGGACTTCCAGGAGACCCTGCGCGTCGTCGAGGCCGCACGGTTCGCCTCCGCCTTCACCTTCCAGTACTCGATCCGGCCCGGCACTCCCGCGGCGACCATGGACGACCAGGTGCCGAAGGCCGTCGTGCAGGAGCGCTACGAGCGCCTTACCGCGCTGCAGGACCACATCTCGCGCGAGGAGAACCAGAAGCTCGTGGGCGAGGTCGTCAACGTCCTGGTCTCCGCGAGCGACGGAAAGAAGCACGCCGAGACCCACCGCCTCTCCGGCCGCGCCGAGGACTCCCGCCTCGTGCACTTCGACGTACCGGTCGGCAGCGAGACCCCGCGCCCCGGCGACGTCGTGACGGTGCGCATCAGCGAGGCCGCATCGTTCCATCTGGTGGCGGATGCCGCACCCGGCGAATCGCTCATCATCCGCCGCACCCGCTCGGGCGACGCCTGGGACCGCGCCGAGGCCGAGTCGTGCGGCGTCCCCGCGCCCGCCGGTGCCGCGAGCGAGCCGGGCCGCGTCTCGCTCGGGCTGCCCAGTCTGCGCATCGGTACCGGCAGCATCGGTCCGGGTTCGCCCCTGCCGCTCACCGCCGTTCGCCGCACGACACCGGCGACCCCGCAGGTCTCCACCGTGCCGATCTACGACGTCACCGATGGCGAGCGCTGA
- a CDS encoding ABC transporter substrate-binding protein: MKHHRLALPAIAAAAALALSACASGPAATTDDNAEPVTGGSLTWGVSVEPVCYNPQRSGQQNSFPIIRNFAESLVGKDSDGEYTPWLADSWDISEDGLTYDLHLREGVEFTDGTVFDAEAVKTNLDFVADPANATAAGTGLTNFSGATVIDANTIELTLKTPDAAFLDTLASITTSILSPASLALPDNDLCAATSDLVGTGPFILSDYQAGQEITFTANEDYDSAPGYAAHTGRAYLDSVTYRFLPEATVRTGALSSNQVDIIEGVQVTDTTLFQDQPGYVYETGPSTGTAFSLNVNTRIAPADDARVRQALRDGFDLDALVENQYLGTVQRAFSSIGPDSPFYDESLEGSWGNDVDGANDLLDEAGWTERDGDGYRTKDGERLTIVVGYPEPYIRDQRDVLLQAIQAQVKENIGLDLDVQSISSAQFTDELATSSWTVYPNTLPTSDPSILFRSLFGSEGFLYAKDTAASLDELIAQSRQTSVASERKAAFDEIQQTVVDDARYIPLYHPVYTVASTDLVHGISFEPQLNSPASSYDLWTTK, from the coding sequence ATGAAGCACCACCGTCTCGCCCTCCCGGCCATCGCGGCCGCCGCGGCGCTCGCGCTCAGTGCCTGCGCCTCCGGCCCCGCCGCGACCACCGACGACAACGCCGAACCCGTCACTGGCGGCAGCCTCACCTGGGGCGTCAGCGTCGAGCCCGTCTGCTACAACCCGCAGCGCTCGGGCCAGCAGAACTCGTTCCCGATCATCCGCAACTTCGCGGAGTCGCTCGTCGGCAAGGACAGCGACGGCGAGTACACGCCGTGGCTCGCCGACTCCTGGGACATCAGCGAGGACGGCCTCACCTACGACCTCCACCTGCGCGAGGGAGTCGAGTTCACCGACGGCACGGTCTTCGACGCCGAGGCGGTCAAGACCAACCTCGACTTCGTCGCCGACCCGGCCAACGCCACGGCGGCGGGAACCGGCCTCACCAACTTCAGCGGTGCCACCGTCATCGACGCGAACACGATCGAACTGACCCTCAAGACGCCGGATGCCGCATTCCTCGACACCCTCGCCTCGATCACCACCTCGATCCTCTCGCCCGCCTCGCTCGCGCTGCCCGACAACGACCTCTGCGCCGCGACGTCCGACCTCGTCGGCACCGGCCCGTTCATCCTCTCCGACTACCAGGCCGGCCAGGAGATCACCTTCACGGCGAACGAGGACTACGACTCGGCGCCCGGGTACGCGGCCCACACCGGCCGCGCCTACCTCGACTCGGTGACCTACCGTTTCCTGCCCGAGGCGACGGTGCGCACCGGCGCTCTGAGTTCCAACCAGGTCGACATCATCGAGGGCGTGCAGGTCACCGATACCACGCTGTTCCAGGACCAGCCCGGCTACGTCTACGAGACCGGCCCCTCGACCGGCACCGCGTTCAGCCTCAACGTCAACACCCGCATCGCCCCGGCCGACGACGCGCGCGTGCGCCAGGCTCTGCGCGACGGCTTCGACCTCGACGCCCTCGTCGAGAACCAGTACCTCGGTACCGTGCAGCGCGCGTTCTCGAGCATCGGCCCGGACAGCCCGTTCTACGACGAGTCCCTCGAGGGTTCGTGGGGCAATGACGTCGACGGCGCGAACGACCTGCTCGACGAGGCCGGCTGGACCGAGCGCGACGGCGACGGCTACCGCACGAAGGACGGCGAGCGCCTGACGATCGTCGTGGGCTACCCGGAGCCGTACATCCGCGACCAGCGCGACGTGCTGCTCCAGGCGATCCAGGCCCAGGTCAAGGAGAACATCGGACTCGACCTCGACGTGCAGAGCATCTCGTCGGCCCAGTTCACGGACGAGCTCGCGACGTCGAGCTGGACGGTCTACCCGAACACGCTGCCGACCTCCGACCCGTCGATCCTGTTCCGCAGCCTGTTCGGCAGCGAGGGCTTCCTCTACGCCAAGGACACGGCGGCGTCCCTCGACGAGCTGATCGCGCAGAGCCGCCAGACCTCGGTCGCCTCCGAGCGCAAGGCGGCGTTCGACGAGATCCAGCAGACGGTCGTCGACGACGCCCGCTATATCCCGCTCTACCACCCGGTCTACACGGTCGCCTCGACCGATCTCGTGCACGGCATCTCGTTCGAGCCGCAGCTCAACTCGCCCGCGAGCTCGTACGACCTGTGGACCACGAAGTAG
- a CDS encoding helix-turn-helix domain-containing protein: MVLVRQEIGDVLRDFRLQKGRTLRQVASKASVALGYLSEVERGQKEASSEILASVAEALETPISVIMREVGDRLAIIEGVSLTTTIPDTLPDELVAEFDANLVSR, translated from the coding sequence ATGGTTCTAGTTCGTCAAGAAATCGGTGACGTGCTCCGCGACTTCCGTTTGCAGAAGGGGCGCACCCTTCGCCAGGTCGCGAGCAAGGCGAGTGTCGCGCTCGGATACCTGAGCGAGGTCGAGAGAGGTCAGAAGGAGGCAAGCTCCGAGATCCTTGCCTCGGTCGCCGAAGCTCTCGAGACGCCCATCTCGGTCATCATGCGCGAAGTCGGTGATCGCCTCGCGATCATCGAGGGAGTTTCCCTCACGACGACCATCCCGGACACGCTCCCGGATGAACTCGTCGCAGAGTTCGACGCGAACCTGGTGTCGCGCTAA
- a CDS encoding DUF3046 domain-containing protein: MRLSEFRIAVTDEFGDAYGRVLTRDLVLGAVGGLTADQAIKAGVAPREIWNALCDASDVPLERRYGVGLREPRN, translated from the coding sequence GTGCGACTGAGCGAATTCCGGATAGCGGTGACCGACGAGTTCGGCGACGCCTACGGGCGCGTCCTCACCCGCGACCTGGTGCTCGGCGCCGTCGGCGGACTCACGGCGGACCAGGCGATCAAGGCCGGCGTCGCGCCGCGCGAGATCTGGAATGCGCTCTGCGACGCGAGCGATGTGCCCCTCGAACGCCGCTACGGCGTGGGGCTGCGCGAGCCGCGCAACTAG
- a CDS encoding LLM class flavin-dependent oxidoreductase has translation MSTHGGGHEGIALHWYLPTAGESRSFQNGGTNVHVPVELQTDAGFRAPSLSYLSQVALGLEETGFESVLVPTGSYCEDPWVVASALVARTSTLRFLVALHPRTTTPALTAHQAASFQRLSGGRLALNVVTGEPGAEARRHGDTGDKTAQYKRTDEFLSVVRALGAGETVDVVGEYYSVEGATIASARRPAPAVAPEVWFGGSSDQALPVAGAHADVYLSWLEPLDQLAEKIDRVRSAAAAFGREPRFGVRSWVLARETDDEAFAAAEDHLAGLDDQRLAATRPLLLGRQSVGQQRGQALLEHADHRDPQSLRIARNLWGGFGLLAGGPALGFVGGYAAIADRFEEFAALGVTDFILSGFPNLEESRWVGEGIIPELRRRGLSRH, from the coding sequence ATGTCGACGCACGGCGGCGGTCACGAGGGCATTGCTCTCCACTGGTATCTGCCGACGGCCGGCGAGTCCCGGTCGTTCCAGAACGGCGGCACGAACGTCCACGTCCCGGTCGAGCTGCAGACCGACGCCGGATTCCGCGCTCCGAGCCTGAGCTACCTCTCGCAGGTCGCCCTCGGACTCGAGGAGACCGGCTTCGAGTCGGTGCTGGTACCGACCGGCTCCTACTGCGAAGACCCGTGGGTCGTGGCATCCGCCCTCGTCGCCCGCACGAGCACGCTGCGGTTCCTCGTCGCCCTGCACCCCCGCACGACCACCCCCGCGCTCACCGCCCATCAGGCGGCGAGTTTCCAGCGCCTCTCGGGCGGCCGGCTCGCGCTCAACGTCGTCACGGGAGAGCCTGGCGCCGAGGCCCGCCGCCACGGCGACACCGGCGATAAGACGGCGCAGTACAAGCGCACCGACGAGTTCCTCTCCGTCGTGCGGGCCCTCGGTGCCGGCGAGACCGTCGACGTCGTCGGCGAGTACTACTCGGTCGAGGGCGCGACCATCGCCAGCGCCCGTCGTCCCGCTCCCGCCGTCGCCCCGGAGGTCTGGTTCGGCGGCTCCTCCGACCAGGCGCTGCCCGTCGCCGGCGCCCACGCCGACGTCTACCTCTCCTGGCTCGAGCCTCTCGACCAGCTCGCCGAGAAGATCGACCGCGTGAGATCGGCCGCCGCCGCGTTCGGCCGCGAACCGCGCTTCGGCGTGCGCTCCTGGGTGCTCGCCCGCGAGACCGACGACGAGGCCTTCGCCGCGGCCGAAGACCACCTCGCCGGCCTCGACGACCAGCGCCTCGCCGCGACCCGCCCGTTGTTGCTCGGCCGCCAGTCCGTCGGACAGCAGCGCGGCCAGGCGCTGCTCGAGCACGCCGACCACCGCGACCCGCAGAGCCTGCGAATCGCCCGCAACCTGTGGGGCGGCTTCGGCCTGCTCGCCGGCGGACCCGCGCTCGGCTTCGTCGGCGGCTACGCGGCCATCGCCGACCGGTTCGAGGAGTTCGCCGCCCTCGGCGTCACCGACTTCATCCTCTCCGGCTTTCCCAATCTCGAGGAATCGCGCTGGGTCGGCGAGGGGATCATCCCCGAGCTGCGCCGCCGCGGCCTCTCCCGCCACTGA
- the dapF gene encoding diaminopimelate epimerase, giving the protein MTNLHFTKGHGTGNDFVLFSDPDGAIDLTPAQVAAIADRHFGVGGDGVLRAVRSTHIAEGAEALAEDDSAEWFMDYRNSDGSIAEMCGNGIRVFARYLIENGLATLEPGDTLAIGTRAGVRDVQRNLSGFQVDLGRWSLEGGEPLVRAKDLAVARPGLGINVGNPHVVVALASYDELESADLSYIPQLEPEALDGANVEFVVPADPMIKDGVGYIRMRVHERGSGETLSCGTGAAAAALATRHWAGAGAPNQWKVEVPGGTVGVRMFPTEDGEHVSLSGPADLVFEGELRF; this is encoded by the coding sequence GTGACTAATCTCCACTTCACCAAGGGCCACGGCACCGGCAACGACTTCGTGCTCTTCTCCGACCCGGATGGCGCGATCGACCTGACTCCGGCCCAGGTCGCGGCCATCGCCGACCGCCACTTCGGTGTGGGCGGCGACGGTGTCCTGCGCGCGGTGCGGTCGACGCACATCGCCGAGGGCGCGGAAGCCCTCGCCGAAGACGACTCCGCCGAGTGGTTCATGGACTACCGCAACTCCGACGGCAGCATCGCGGAGATGTGCGGCAACGGCATCCGCGTCTTCGCCCGTTACCTGATCGAGAACGGTCTCGCCACGCTCGAGCCCGGCGACACCCTCGCCATCGGTACGCGCGCCGGCGTGCGCGACGTGCAGCGCAACCTCAGCGGTTTCCAGGTCGACCTCGGGCGCTGGTCGCTCGAGGGCGGCGAGCCGCTCGTCCGCGCGAAGGACCTCGCGGTCGCGCGCCCCGGTCTCGGCATCAACGTCGGCAACCCGCACGTCGTGGTGGCGCTCGCCAGCTACGACGAGCTCGAGAGCGCCGACCTCTCCTACATCCCGCAGCTCGAGCCCGAGGCTCTCGACGGCGCGAACGTCGAGTTCGTCGTGCCCGCCGACCCGATGATCAAGGACGGCGTCGGCTACATCCGCATGCGCGTGCACGAGCGGGGCAGCGGCGAGACCCTGTCCTGCGGCACCGGCGCGGCCGCGGCCGCCCTCGCCACTCGTCACTGGGCGGGCGCCGGCGCTCCCAACCAGTGGAAGGTCGAGGTGCCCGGCGGCACCGTCGGCGTGCGGATGTTCCCGACCGAGGACGGCGAGCACGTGTCGCTCAGCGGACCGGCCGACCTCGTCTTCGAGGGCGAACTGCGCTTCTAA
- a CDS encoding CinA family protein, which yields MPPADTGLIALLAERGLTVAVAESLTGGLLVAEFIGTPGASAVVTGGVVAYNTAIKHSVLGVDADLLREHGAVHPEVARQMATGVRLALAVDGRPADIGISTTGVAGPAPQDGQPVGTVFVGIAMGDDVRSYPLELSGDRATIRKAVVSESLVLLRELMRRE from the coding sequence ATGCCGCCCGCTGACACAGGGCTCATCGCCCTCCTCGCCGAGCGCGGCCTCACCGTCGCCGTGGCCGAGTCGCTCACCGGCGGCCTGCTCGTCGCCGAGTTCATCGGCACACCGGGCGCCTCCGCGGTCGTCACCGGGGGAGTGGTGGCGTACAACACCGCGATCAAGCACAGCGTGCTCGGCGTCGACGCCGACCTGCTGCGCGAGCACGGAGCGGTGCACCCCGAGGTCGCCCGGCAGATGGCGACCGGCGTGCGCCTCGCCCTCGCCGTCGACGGCCGTCCCGCCGACATCGGCATTTCGACCACCGGCGTCGCCGGCCCCGCACCTCAGGACGGACAGCCGGTCGGCACCGTTTTCGTCGGCATCGCGATGGGCGACGACGTGCGCAGCTACCCCCTCGAACTCTCGGGCGACAGGGCCACCATCCGAAAGGCCGTCGTCTCCGAATCACTGGTACTGCTACGCGAGCTGATGCGCCGGGAATAG
- the miaA gene encoding tRNA (adenosine(37)-N6)-dimethylallyltransferase MiaA: MASADPAGRPLIVVVGATGTGKSGLSLDLAEALAARGQATEIVNADAMQLYRGMDIGTAKLPQADRRGIPHHLLDVLDVGDEASVADYQAEARAAIDGIVGRGAVPILVGGSGLYVSSVIYDFRFPGTDPVIRERLEAELVASGPGMMHRRLSAVDPVAADAIGPSNGRRLVRALEVFEMTGEPFGAGLPSDEALWRPSTIFGVRAPREQLVARLDERVEQMWRDGLVAEVEGLLPRGLGVTAARAIGYAQAAAQVRGELTEREAIEQTAVLTRKYARRQVGWFRRYEAINWLEYDDPQLVSSALDKLNP, translated from the coding sequence ATGGCGAGCGCTGACCCCGCCGGTCGCCCGCTGATCGTCGTCGTCGGCGCCACCGGCACCGGAAAGAGCGGCCTGTCCCTCGACCTCGCGGAGGCCCTCGCGGCGCGGGGGCAGGCGACCGAGATCGTCAACGCGGACGCCATGCAGCTGTACCGCGGCATGGACATCGGGACTGCCAAGCTGCCGCAGGCCGACCGCCGCGGCATCCCGCATCACCTGCTCGACGTGCTCGACGTCGGCGACGAGGCGAGTGTCGCCGACTACCAGGCCGAGGCACGCGCGGCCATCGACGGCATCGTCGGGCGGGGCGCCGTGCCGATCCTCGTCGGCGGGTCGGGGCTGTACGTCTCGAGCGTCATCTACGACTTCCGGTTCCCCGGCACCGACCCCGTGATCCGGGAGCGGTTGGAGGCCGAGCTCGTGGCCAGCGGCCCCGGCATGATGCACCGCCGGTTATCCGCGGTCGATCCCGTCGCGGCCGACGCCATCGGCCCGAGCAACGGGCGCCGGCTGGTGCGCGCCCTCGAGGTGTTCGAGATGACGGGCGAGCCGTTCGGCGCCGGACTGCCGAGCGACGAGGCGCTGTGGCGGCCGAGCACGATCTTCGGGGTGCGCGCCCCGCGCGAGCAACTCGTGGCCAGGCTCGACGAGCGCGTCGAGCAGATGTGGCGCGACGGACTCGTCGCCGAGGTCGAGGGGCTGCTGCCGCGCGGCCTCGGAGTCACCGCCGCCCGCGCCATCGGCTACGCGCAGGCCGCGGCGCAGGTGCGCGGCGAGCTCACCGAGCGCGAGGCGATCGAGCAGACCGCCGTCCTCACCCGCAAGTACGCGCGGCGGCAGGTCGGCTGGTTCCGCCGGTACGAGGCGATCAACTGGCTCGAGTACGACGACCCGCAGCTTGTGTCGAGCGCGCTCGATAAGCTGAACCCGTGA
- a CDS encoding regulatory protein RecX has protein sequence MERSDGRLATVSYLFGAPEAPAEQPTVDETPAERAPDLAALPDLAAPAADGRTAASGWYLEPGAVDESEPDEVSEPEVETEAPALAEARRFLSAVKKDAPAATSGVRFVEEPDTLERTDPAEAKPPVVRKASINALARKGMSSAEMTTLLENREIDPDEVAAEVERLEAAGLLDDRVLADDLVRTLRDRKGLGKSAITAELRRRQVDQAAIDEALESVDVDDELERATEVAIKRAGQLSSYDRTTAERRLSAFLQRRGYSGTVVGAAVKAALGPAGPRFR, from the coding sequence GTGGAGCGTTCCGACGGCCGTCTCGCGACGGTGAGCTATCTCTTCGGTGCACCCGAAGCACCCGCAGAGCAGCCCACCGTCGACGAGACGCCGGCGGAACGCGCGCCCGACCTGGCTGCTCTGCCCGACTTGGCGGCTCCGGCCGCCGACGGTCGCACCGCCGCCTCCGGGTGGTACTTGGAGCCCGGCGCCGTCGACGAGAGCGAGCCCGACGAGGTTTCCGAGCCCGAGGTCGAAACGGAGGCGCCCGCCTTGGCGGAGGCCCGCCGGTTCCTCTCTGCCGTCAAAAAAGACGCACCCGCCGCGACCTCCGGTGTGCGGTTCGTGGAGGAGCCCGACACCCTCGAGAGAACCGATCCGGCGGAGGCCAAGCCGCCCGTCGTGCGCAAGGCCAGCATCAACGCCCTCGCGCGCAAGGGAATGTCGAGCGCCGAGATGACGACCCTGCTCGAGAACCGCGAGATCGACCCCGACGAGGTCGCGGCCGAGGTCGAGCGGCTCGAGGCCGCCGGACTCCTCGACGACCGCGTGCTCGCCGACGATCTGGTGCGTACGCTGCGCGACCGCAAGGGGCTCGGCAAGTCGGCGATCACCGCCGAACTCCGCCGCCGCCAGGTCGACCAGGCCGCGATCGACGAGGCGCTCGAGAGCGTCGACGTCGACGACGAACTGGAGCGCGCCACCGAGGTCGCGATCAAGCGCGCCGGGCAGCTCAGCTCGTACGACCGCACCACCGCCGAGCGCCGACTGAGCGCGTTCCTCCAGCGCCGCGGCTACTCCGGCACGGTCGTCGGTGCCGCGGTGAAGGCGGCTCTCGGGCCCGCCGGTCCGCGGTTCCGCTAG
- the recA gene encoding recombinase RecA encodes MASAADREKALDTALAQIDRQFGKGSVMRLGSDERAPVAVIPTGSIALDVALGIGGLPRGRIVEIYGPESSGKTTLTLHAIANAQRAGGIAAFIDAEHALDPEYAQKLGVDIDALLVSQPDTGEQALEIADMLVRSGSIDLVVIDSVAALVPRAEIEGDMGDSHVGLQARLMSQALRKLTGGLSQTNTTMIFINQLREKIGVFFGSPETTAGGKALKFYASVRLDIRRIETLKDGTEAYGNRTRVKVVKNKMAPPFKQAEFDILYGVGISRESSLIDFGVEHEIVRKSGAWYTYDGDQLGQGKDNSRKFLLENPAVAAEIEAKIMFKLGIGAEGKAAKDVADKAAAAERAEANAAKLAATAEKQAKAAAGAALKVGAGKTAAAKGDAANNIAARADAELLKAVGE; translated from the coding sequence ATGGCATCAGCAGCAGACCGCGAAAAGGCACTCGACACCGCCCTCGCCCAGATCGACCGCCAGTTCGGCAAGGGTTCCGTTATGCGTCTCGGGAGTGACGAGCGCGCACCCGTCGCCGTGATCCCCACCGGGTCGATCGCCCTCGACGTCGCGCTCGGTATCGGCGGACTTCCCCGCGGCCGCATCGTCGAGATCTACGGACCGGAGTCGTCGGGTAAGACCACGCTGACCCTCCACGCCATCGCCAACGCGCAGCGCGCCGGCGGCATCGCGGCGTTCATCGACGCGGAGCACGCCCTCGACCCGGAGTACGCGCAGAAGCTCGGTGTCGACATCGACGCGCTCCTCGTCTCGCAGCCCGACACCGGCGAGCAGGCCCTCGAGATCGCCGACATGCTCGTGCGCTCGGGGTCCATCGACCTCGTCGTCATCGACTCCGTAGCCGCTCTTGTTCCGCGCGCCGAGATCGAAGGCGACATGGGCGACTCGCACGTCGGCCTCCAGGCCCGCCTCATGTCGCAGGCACTGCGCAAGCTCACCGGTGGCCTCAGCCAGACCAACACCACGATGATCTTCATCAACCAGCTGCGCGAGAAGATCGGTGTCTTCTTCGGCAGCCCCGAGACCACCGCCGGAGGTAAGGCGCTCAAGTTCTACGCGTCGGTGCGCCTCGACATCCGCCGCATCGAGACCCTGAAGGACGGCACGGAGGCCTACGGCAACCGCACGCGCGTCAAAGTCGTCAAGAACAAGATGGCACCGCCGTTCAAGCAGGCCGAGTTCGACATCCTCTACGGCGTCGGTATCTCGCGCGAGAGCAGCCTGATCGACTTCGGCGTCGAGCACGAGATCGTGCGCAAGTCGGGCGCCTGGTACACCTACGACGGCGACCAGCTCGGCCAGGGCAAGGACAACTCGCGCAAGTTCCTGCTCGAGAACCCGGCCGTCGCCGCCGAGATCGAGGCGAAGATCATGTTCAAGCTCGGCATCGGTGCCGAAGGCAAGGCCGCGAAGGATGTCGCCGACAAGGCCGCCGCCGCGGAGCGTGCCGAGGCGAACGCCGCCAAGCTCGCCGCCACGGCGGAGAAGCAGGCGAAGGCCGCCGCCGGTGCGGCACTCAAGGTGGGCGCGGGTAAGACCGCGGCCGCCAAGGGCGACGCGGCCAACAACATCGCCGCCCGCGCCGACGCCGAACTGCTGAAGGCAGTCGGGGAGTAA
- the fgd gene encoding glucose-6-phosphate dehydrogenase (coenzyme-F420), translating to MLPLKLGYKASAEQFAPRELVEIAVLAEKHGMESVAVSDHFQPWRHTGGHAPFSLAWMAAVGERTSTVQIGTSVMTPTFRYNPAVIAQAFATLGCLYPGRIMLGVGTGEALNEIATGFRGAGEQDWPEFKERYARLREAISLMRALWSEDKVNFDGEYYSTHDASIYDRPEGGIPVYIAAGGPLVAGYAGRAGDGFICTSGKGMDLYTEKLLPAVEAGAEKAGRDSAGIDRMIEIKLSYDTDPEKALENTRFWAPLSLSKEQKHDITDPSEMEKAADALPIEQVAERWIVGSDPEETVEAIGKYIDAGFNHLVFHGPGHDQARFLEQFERDLAPRLRAR from the coding sequence ATGCTTCCCCTGAAACTCGGTTACAAGGCTTCGGCCGAACAGTTCGCTCCGCGGGAGTTGGTGGAGATTGCGGTGCTGGCGGAGAAGCACGGCATGGAGTCCGTCGCGGTGTCCGACCATTTCCAGCCGTGGCGGCACACCGGCGGGCACGCCCCGTTCTCGCTGGCCTGGATGGCAGCGGTCGGCGAGCGCACGTCGACGGTGCAGATCGGCACGTCAGTGATGACGCCGACGTTCCGCTACAACCCTGCGGTGATCGCGCAGGCGTTCGCGACCCTGGGCTGCCTGTATCCGGGCCGCATCATGCTCGGTGTGGGAACGGGGGAGGCTCTGAACGAGATCGCGACCGGGTTCCGGGGTGCGGGGGAGCAGGACTGGCCGGAGTTCAAGGAACGCTACGCCCGCCTCCGGGAGGCCATCAGCCTGATGCGTGCTCTCTGGTCGGAGGACAAAGTGAACTTCGACGGCGAGTACTACTCCACGCACGACGCCTCCATCTACGACCGTCCGGAGGGCGGCATCCCCGTCTACATCGCCGCCGGCGGGCCGCTGGTCGCCGGGTACGCGGGCCGGGCGGGGGACGGTTTCATCTGCACCTCGGGCAAGGGAATGGACCTGTACACGGAGAAGCTGCTGCCCGCGGTCGAAGCCGGGGCGGAGAAGGCGGGGCGGGACTCGGCCGGGATCGACCGGATGATCGAGATCAAGCTGTCTTACGACACGGACCCGGAGAAAGCTCTGGAGAACACGCGGTTCTGGGCTCCGTTGTCGCTGTCGAAGGAGCAGAAGCACGACATCACCGACCCGTCGGAGATGGAGAAGGCCGCCGACGCGCTGCCGATCGAGCAGGTCGCCGAGAGGTGGATCGTCGGTTCGGACCCGGAGGAGACGGTGGAGGCGATCGGAAAGTACATCGACGCCGGATTCAACCATCTGGTCTTCCACGGTCCCGGACACGATCAGGCCCGGTTCCTGGAGCAGTTCGAACGCGACCTCGCACCCCGGCTCCGCGCCCGTTGA